caaagaatggAATGCAAAGGATAACATGCTGTGTTGAGtctctcaacatccaccCTTGGCCAGAGTCTGCCCTGGTTCATTCATGCTTCTTGCATATTATGGCTGCCTTTTCGAGAGCTGATATTCACATCAGAATTTTGCCGAACGCTTCACCAAGCCCACACTCAACCAGCCACGCTTCTAGTGCCTTCATATCACCACGGTTTCCCCTCGCACCCCTCTTCTCAATCATATCCGTGATCTCCTGCATATCCGAAAAAACACGCTTCAGATCCACCGCTTCCTCTCGATATCTCTCGCTGACCTAGTCTCACTGTCAGCCTTCCCCATGCCCATTCGCATGCTTGACGTACCTTTTTGTGATGCGCTGGGATATCACCCCAGCTTTCTGTCTTGATGAATTTCATGAAGTCGTCAACCGCAACTGATCCCCCTTCCAGACACAGGATACCTGGCTTGCCAGCTAGGAGAAAGCCAGTGAGTCCGTAGGTCGGCGCATAGTTGACGAAATCATCTCGCTTTGCCCTTGTGCTGATAGAAGGGAAGTAGAACCAGACTCGGACTAATGATGCGTCTGCTATTGGGGGATTTGCAATTTCCGCTTGCTTTAAACTTGAGATATGCTCAGAGGCGGCCTCCTTGACATGCTCGATGACTGAAAGGATATCCTCTTCAGGAATCTCAGTGTTCAACTTTGCAACATCTCCTTTGCTCATCCAATCCGGCTGTTGTATCCTGGTCCTTATTGGCGGCGGTTCTGTTAGTTCATCTAGTTTTTGACACTTCAAAGGCACTGTCAATGTGAGCTGTAGagttcttgttgaagaatcttcctctt
Above is a window of Fusarium oxysporum Fo47 chromosome XII, complete sequence DNA encoding:
- a CDS encoding ubiquitin-conjugating enzyme/RWD-like protein, whose translation is MSSDEGSQNALPKELMELQLGQIDLLMAMYASDDAIAMDSTASDLIGRLRDWCENDGEATPKFSETVINLQLRVDVEEEDSSTRTLQLTLTVPLKCQKLDELTEPPPIRTRIQQPDWMSKGDVAKLNTEIPEEDILSVIEHVKEAASEHISSLKQAEIANPPIADASLVRVWFYFPSISTRAKRDDFVNYAPTYGLTGFLLAGKPGILCLEGGSVAVDDFMKFIKTESWGDIPAHHKKVSERYREEAVDLKRVFSDMQEITDMIEKRGARGNRGDMKALEAWLVECGLGEAFGKILM